The sequence below is a genomic window from Dyadobacter chenwenxiniae.
ACTGTTCGTGCAAATCACCTTGCAGTTCCTCGAAAAGCTCGGGTGGGCAAAGGATTTTAAACAACTTATCTGCCCAGCGTGGCGGCGAAATGTGCTTTTCGTTTTTCATGATTGCGCCGGGGTTATGATTGCGTTCCAGAACTGGTTACGAACCTGTTGTATTTCGGCCAGCATTTCACGGCCAGCGATGGTGACGCTGAAAAGTCGTTTTCTTCTTCCTCCCCTGCTCAATGTGGCCCCGCCCATTTCGGATGTGACGTAGCCTTTTTCTTCGAGCCGGTACAATGCAATGTGCACGGCGCTGAGGCTGATGGTGCGGTTGGCGCGCTGACGGAGCTCTTCTGCAATGCTCACGCCGTATGCGCCGCTGTTGAGGACGGTTACTGCGAGCAAGACAAGCTCTTCAAATTCGCCCAAGTAGGATCTTCCCATTTTAGAGAGGTTGATTATATTAATATTTGCTAAACAAATAATGTGCCGAAACACCATTGCATATTTATCAAGCTGATAATCAATATATTAAAGCTCAAATTCAGAAGATATTTTGTCCGAAAGCGGACATTGGCTTACGGAAATGAACGAATCTTTTTGCCTTGCTATCCGTCGTTGTGGAAACAGTTCGTTATCTATTAAAGCCTGACTAACGACTAAATGTTGACCGGTCTTTTATACTTTTAATTGCTTTGTAGTTCCCACTGGACATGATAAAATTTACTGCCTTACCATTCAAAATCGACCAGGTGTTCCTCACCTCTGACACGCATTATGGACATAAAAATATTTGTTCAGGAACGAGCGAATGGGAGCCGCCGCAAAATGAAGGATGCAGAAAGTTCGATACGATGGAAGAAATGAATGACGCCATTGTTGACGGCATCAACCGGCAAGTCAAAAAGACGGATCTGCTCATCCATTGCGGGGATTGGTCTTTCGGCGGAGAACCCAAAATAGCTGAATTCAGATACCGCATCAACTGCGAGCACATCATGTTACTGCAAGGCAACCACGATCACAAGATCACCCAAAACCAGGTATATGAAGGGTTATTTACGGAATTTACCCAGATCGGGTTTTACAGCATTCAGGGACTGCGGTTCGTCTGTGCGCATTACCCCATGTCCATCTGGCATCAGTC
It includes:
- a CDS encoding PadR family transcriptional regulator; the protein is MGRSYLGEFEELVLLAVTVLNSGAYGVSIAEELRQRANRTISLSAVHIALYRLEEKGYVTSEMGGATLSRGGRRKRLFSVTIAGREMLAEIQQVRNQFWNAIITPAQS
- a CDS encoding metallophosphoesterase, producing MIKFTALPFKIDQVFLTSDTHYGHKNICSGTSEWEPPQNEGCRKFDTMEEMNDAIVDGINRQVKKTDLLIHCGDWSFGGEPKIAEFRYRINCEHIMLLQGNHDHKITQNQVYEGLFTEFTQIGFYSIQGLRFVCAHYPMSIWHQSHHDVPLFYGHVHGSFNNVGKSLDVGMDNIYKKTGKYEPIRLDEANSIAMSRDTYLESHHNRFTS